One Pectinophora gossypiella chromosome 9, ilPecGoss1.1, whole genome shotgun sequence genomic region harbors:
- the LOC126369872 gene encoding alanine--glyoxylate aminotransferase 2-like: MAYLQSMPKSETIKLREKHVGSACQLFFRSTPLKIVRGIAQFMYDETGERYLDCINNVAHVGHCHPHVVEAGRNQMSLISTNNRYLHDELVILAERLVKTMPEPLSVCFFVNSGSEANDLALRLARIHTKNKDVITLDHAYHGHLTSMIDVSPYKLNLPGGPEKPEWVHVAPVPDVYRGKYTYPKDGSSEEELGKLYAEEVGKICKEVSKNKRGVCAYIAESLQSCGGQIIPPDGYLKHVFEYVREADGVCIADEVQVGFGRVGTHMWAFQTQDVVPDIVTMGKPMGNGHPVAAVITTPEIAKSFADTGVEYFNTYGGNPVSCAIANAVLDVIEEEKLMERAARVGSHLLERCEALKHKHRLVGDVRGRGLFVGVELVTDRDARTPATAEAKHVVNRMREEKILISRDGPDSNVLKFKPPMVFSTQDADRLVDTLDRVLAELDGQRIPVTNLKLEVLVTPLSEDSQKNDTVMKSNIQHSVKSIS; this comes from the exons ATGGCGTATTTACAGTCGATGCCTAAATCTGAAACTATTAAGCTTCGCGAGAAGCATGTTgg ctcTGCCTGCCAACTCTTCTTCCGGTCGACCCCTCTGAAGATCGTGAGAGGGATCGCTCAGTTCATGTATGATGAGACGGGCGAGAGATATTTGGACTGCATCAACAATGTCGCACATG TGGGCCATTGCCACCCACACGTGGTAGAAGCGGGTAGGAATCAAATGTCGCTGATTTCAACCAACAACCGCTATTTGCACGACGAGCTGGTTATCCTTGCTGAGAGGCTAGTTAAGACTATGCCTGAACCCCTCTCCGTCTGCTTCTTCGTCAACTCAGGATCAGAGGCCAATGACCTCGCCCTCAGGCTGGCTAGAATCCACACCAAGAACAAAGACGTTATCACCCTCGACCA CGCGTATCATGGCCATCTCACTTCTATGATTGATGTGTCTCCATACAAACTGAACCTACCCGGAGGGCCCGAGAAGCCAGAGTGGGTTCATGTG GCGCCAGTACCAGATGTGTACAGGGGGAAGTACACTTACCCTAAAGACGGATCATCAGAAGAAGAGCTAGGGAAACTGTACGCTGAAGAGGTCGGCAAGATCTGTAAGGAAGTATCAAAGAACAAGCGCGGCGTCTGCGCATACATCGCGGAGAGCTTGCAGAGCTGTGGCGGACAGATCATCCCGCCTGATGGCTACCTCAAACACGTGTTCGA ATACGTCCGCGAAGCCGATGGTGTCTGCATCGCCGATGAAGTCCAAGTGGGGTTCGGTCGCGTGGGGACCCACATGTGGGCCTTCCAAACCCAAGACGTGGTTCCCGACATCGTGACGATGGGCAAACCCATGGGCAACGGACATCCCGTGGCAGCCGTCATCACTACTCCCGAAATTGCCAAGAGTTTCGCTGATACTGGCGTGGAATATTTCAACACG TACGGCGGAAACCCAGTATCGTGTGCGATCGCCAACGCGGTTCTAGACGTGATTGAAGAAGAGAAGTTGATGGAGCGAGCTGCAAGAGTCGGCAGCCACTTGCTGGAGCGTTGCGAGGCTCTGAAACACAAGCACCGGCTGGTAGGCGATGTTAGAGGCCGAGGACTGTTTGTGGGGGTCGAACTTGTAACCGACCGGGACGCCAGGACACCCGCCACGGCTGAGGCTAAACATGTTGTTAATAG GATGCGAGAAGAAAAGATCCTAATCAGCCGCGACGGTCCGGACAGCAATGTGTTGAAGTTCAAGCCACCCATGGTGTTCAGTACGCAGGACGCAGACCGCCTCGTCGACACGCTCGACCGCGTGCTCGCAGAACTCGACGGACAAAGGATACCCGTCACTAATCTCAAACTTGAG GTGCTGGTCACTCCTCTCAGTGAAGACTCACAGAAAAATGACACAGTTATGAAGAGCAATATACAGCATAGTGTTAAAAGTATATCATAG